The following DNA comes from Amycolatopsis albispora.
AGGGCGAACTCCCGGCCCGTGTCGCCGTGGCGCCCGGCCACCGTGCCGTCGGCGCGCAGCACCGCCGCTGCCGCGTTGTCCACCGGCCACTGGTCGATCAGCCGCAAGCTCTCCATGGGCCCACCCTACAATCAGCGGCCGAATGGCCTACTGAGCGGCCTCCGCGTCATTTTAGAATCCGCTACCGGCATTTGTGCGTTTTCTTCCGGCCGGGCGAGAGGTGCGCGGATGGCGGATTCGGTGGATTGGGCGGCGGCCGGTGTCGACATCACCAAACCGGCGCTGGCCCGCGTATACGACTACATGCTGGGTGGCTCGCTGAACTTCCCGGCGGACCGCGCCGTCGGCGAACGCCTCGCCAAGGTGGGCCCGTTCCGTGAGATGGCCAGGCTCAACCGGAATTTCCTGCGTCGCGCGGTGCGGTTCTGCGTCGAGGCCGGCGTGCGCCAGTTCCTCGACCTTGGTTCTGGCATCCCGTCCTCCGGAAACGTGCACGAAGTCGCCCAGGAGTTGGACTGGTCGTGCCGAGTGGTCTACGTGGACAACGACCCGATCGCCGTGGCGCACAGCGAGATCCTGCTGGCCGACAACCCGCGCGCCACCATCCTGCGCGCCGACCTGCGCGACGCCGCCGCGGTCGTCGCGCACCCGGTGACCCGCTCACTGCTCGATTTCGACCATCCGGTCGCGCTCTTTCTGCTCGGTGTTGTCCAGTACATTCCGGATTCCGCCGATCCCGCCGGGCTGATTTCGAGTTATGCGGATGCGGTCGTGCCGGGAAGTCTGCTCGCGATGACCCATTTCACGTCGCAGAACATGGAAGACGAAATGGCCGCGGCGGTGGAGTATTTCGCCGAAACCGCATCGCCGATCACGCTGCGGTCCGCCGAGCAGATCACCGGCTTGCTGGGCGGCCTCGAACCGGTGGCGCCCGGCGTCGTGCTCACCGCGAAGTGGCGTCCCGAACTGGGCGGCCCGCCGGCAGCCGACCCCGAGCGTTCCGGCCACTACGCCGTCGTCGCGCGCAAGCCCTGACGCCGGCGTGCCACCACCGGCAGGTGGTCGGGGTGCAGCGTGGTCGACGCGACCGGTCGCACGCGCGCACCCGGTCGCAACGGCAGCCGCCAGCGACGCAGGATCACCGCGAGCACGATCAGCATCTCCGCCGCCGCGAACGACCCGCCCATGCACACGCGCACGCCCTCGCCGTACGGGATGAACGCCCCGCGCGGCACCTGCTCGGCTCGGTCCGGCAGCCAGCGATCGGGGTCGAACCGGTCGGGCTCGGGGAACAACCGAGGGTCGCG
Coding sequences within:
- a CDS encoding SAM-dependent methyltransferase, whose translation is MADSVDWAAAGVDITKPALARVYDYMLGGSLNFPADRAVGERLAKVGPFREMARLNRNFLRRAVRFCVEAGVRQFLDLGSGIPSSGNVHEVAQELDWSCRVVYVDNDPIAVAHSEILLADNPRATILRADLRDAAAVVAHPVTRSLLDFDHPVALFLLGVVQYIPDSADPAGLISSYADAVVPGSLLAMTHFTSQNMEDEMAAAVEYFAETASPITLRSAEQITGLLGGLEPVAPGVVLTAKWRPELGGPPAADPERSGHYAVVARKP